TCGGCGGGGACCGCCTTGATCTCGGTCCTCGGCGTCATCACCTCGCGGACCACCTGGTCGCCGACGTCGACGATCTCGCGAAGGAGTTCGCTCTGCTCCCGTTCCAGCAGTCCTTCCTCCTCCGCGTCCCTGATGTACTCCTCGATCTGCTCCTCCCGCCGTTCCTCCTCCTCCACCCCCGTCTCGCCGCGCCGCCGGGCGGCGGCCAGCTCCCCGAGGCGCACCACCGGCGCCACGAGCAGTCCGAGCGACTTGTCGACCGCCCGGAGCAGCGGGGAGGCGAGGCGAAGCACCCGTTCCGGGAAGGCGCGGGCCACGAGCGCCTCGGCCAGCCGCGCGCCGAGGACCACCGCGGCTCCGATCCCGGCCGCCTCGACGACACCCCGCGGCCAGCCTCCGCGCGCCGCGATCGCCGCCGCCATGAGCGCCAGCGCGACGTGCCGGAGGAGCTGGACGGCGACCCAGGTGCGCGAGCCGGGCGCGAGGTCACCGCCCACGCCGGCGGCCCCGAGCAGCCTGTGCGCGGCGTGCCGCCCCAGACCGAGGCGGGCGGCCGCCGCCAGTCCCAGCGCGACGTAGGCGGCGGCGCTCCCGGCGGCCACCCCGAGGGGCAGGGCGCCTCCGGTCATCGCCGCCTCCGGCGAGCGCGGAGCCGGCGCCCGATTTCGCGTTCCGCCCGTTCCATCTCGCCGTCGTCCCGCTCGTGATCGAATCCCAGCAGGTGCAAAAGGCCGTGGATCGCGAGCGCCTCGAGATCGCGGGTCGCGGGGCGGCGCCCGCGGCCCGCCCGGCGCGCCGCCTCGGCGGGGCAGATGGCCAGATCGCCGAGGTAGCCGGCCGGCCCGTGCGCCGGGAAGGAGAGCACGTCGGTCGGGAGGTCCCGTCCCCGCCAGGTCCGATTGAGCCGCCGCATCTCTTCGGGATCGGTCAGCTTGACCGTGACCGTCGCGCGGGGAAGGCCCAGGACTCGAGCCGCGCCGCGCACCCCTGCGGCGATCGCTGCGGCCGGCTCCCGCTGGTCTTCCTCCGAGACGATCTCGACCCTCATCGGCCGGTGCTCACGCGGCGCCCTCCGGATCGTCCCGCTCCCCGCCCTCTCGGCCTCGCTCCGCGGCCTCGTGACGCTCGTAGGCGCGGACGATCCGGCGCACCAGCTCGTGGCGGACCACGTCCCGCTTGTCGAAGTGGACGAACGCGATCCCCGGAATGCCCGCGACGATCCGGCGGGCGTGGATCAGCCCCGACTGCCGGCCCGGGGGAAGGTCGATCTGGGTGATGTCCCCCGTGACGATGGCACGGGAGCCTTCCCCGATCCGCGTCAGGAACATCTTCATCTGCTCCGGCGTCGTGTTCTGCGCCTCGTCGAGAATGATGAAGCTGTCGTTCAGCGTGCGGCCGCGCATGAACGCCAAGGGCGCCACCTCGACGATCCCTTGCTCGATCATCTTGGCGGCCCGCTCCCCCTCCCAGATGTCGAACAGGGCGTCGTAGAGCGGCCGGAGGTACGGATCGACCTTCTGCGCCAGGTCTCCCGGCAGGAACCCGAGCCGTTCGCCCGCCTCCACCGCCGGCCGGCAAAGGACGATCCGGCGCGTCTGCCGGCGCGCGAGCGCCTCGATCGCCATCGCCACCGCCAGGTAGGTCTTGCCCGTTCCGGCGGGCCCGATGGCGAAGACGATGTCGTGGGACGCGATCGCCTCGAGGTACTCGCGCTGCCGGGGCGTGCGCGGGCGCACCGTCCGCCGCCCCGCTCCGGCGATGACGCTCGACTCGAGGACCTCGGCCAGGCGGACTTCGGGCTCCCGGCGGTACAGACGGCAGGCCTGGGCGACGTCGGGAGCGCGGAGCGTCGTTCCGCGAGCGGCCATCTCGGCGAGCTGGTTGAGGAAGGCCGCGCAGGCCGAGGATGGGGCCGGCTCCCCGAGGATCCGGACCTCCCCTTCGCGCGCCAGCAGCCGCACGCCGAAGGTCTTTTCGATCAGCCTGAGGTTGCCGTCGTAGTCGCCGACGACGGCGCGGAAGGCTTCGCGCGGAAAGCTGACACGGGGCCCGCGCGCGTCGGCCTTGGCGTCGCTCACCGGCGGTGCGCCGCCGCGGCGGCGGGCGCGCGCCTCACGAGCGCGGGGCTCGGCGGCAGTCCGGATCCGATCCGGCGAGGCAGCTCGTGAGGACGTCGGGGGGATGGAATCGCGTCTGCGGTCACTGTCGCTCGAAGGCGGACCCCTCCGCCGGCCGGCCGCGAAACCGCTGCGCGGAACCGGCCTTTCGGGGGAAAGCTACCACCTGGCGCCGCGAGCGTCAATTCGCGGCGGGTCATGCAGTTGGGTCGCCCGCCCGCCCCAGTCCGAGCTCCGCGAGCTGCTCCGGATCGACCGCCGACGGCGCGCCGGTGAGCGGGCAGAAGGCCGAGGTGGTCTTGGGGAACGCGATGACGTCGCGGATCGACTCCCGTCCGAGGAACAGGGCGACGAGCCGATCGAGGCCGAGCGCGATGCCGCCGTGCGGAGGCGCTCCGTACCGGAGCGCCTCGAGCAGGAACCCGAACCGCTCCTGCGCCTCCCGCTCGTCGATCCCGAGGGCCCCGAAGACTCGCTTCTGAACGTCGGGGCGGTGGATCCGGATGCTCCCTCCCCCGATCTCCACCCCGTCCAGCACGAGGTCGTACGCTCGCGCGCGGACGCGGCCCGGGTCGCTCTCGAGGTGGTCGAGGTCCTCCGGGACGGGGGCGGTGAACGGGTGGTGGCAGGCGAACCAGCGCCCCGCCTCCTCGTCGAACTCGAGCAGGGGAAATTCGGTGATCCAGCAGAACGCGTGCCCCGTACCGCCGAGACCCTCGCGCCGGGCGACGGCCAGCCGGACGGCCCCGAGCGCCCGCCGCGCCGTCTCCAGGGGCGCGGCGACGAACAGGGCGAGCGTGTCTCCCTCCGCCCCGAGCGCCTCGAGCAGGGCCTCGGCGCCGCCGGTGCCGAGCGGCCGGACGGCCGGCCCGCGCAGCTCGCCGCCCTGCCGCTTGATCCAGGCGAGACCGGCGGCGCCGGCCTGGCGCGCCACCTCCGCGAGCTCGTCGATCGCCTTGCGGGAGTATCCGGCGCCGCCGGGGACGGCGATCCCCCGGACGACGCCGCCCTCCGCCACCGCCCGCCGGAAGACCTCGAACTCGCCGGCCGCCGCGGGCCCGGAGACGTCGCGGATCTCCAGCCCGAAGCGCAGGTCGGGTGCGTCGGTCCCGTACCGATCCAT
This genomic window from Acidobacteriota bacterium contains:
- a CDS encoding PhoH family protein, with protein sequence MSDAKADARGPRVSFPREAFRAVVGDYDGNLRLIEKTFGVRLLAREGEVRILGEPAPSSACAAFLNQLAEMAARGTTLRAPDVAQACRLYRREPEVRLAEVLESSVIAGAGRRTVRPRTPRQREYLEAIASHDIVFAIGPAGTGKTYLAVAMAIEALARRQTRRIVLCRPAVEAGERLGFLPGDLAQKVDPYLRPLYDALFDIWEGERAAKMIEQGIVEVAPLAFMRGRTLNDSFIILDEAQNTTPEQMKMFLTRIGEGSRAIVTGDITQIDLPPGRQSGLIHARRIVAGIPGIAFVHFDKRDVVRHELVRRIVRAYERHEAAERGREGGERDDPEGAA
- the ybeY gene encoding rRNA maturation RNase YbeY; amino-acid sequence: MRVEIVSEEDQREPAAAIAAGVRGAARVLGLPRATVTVKLTDPEEMRRLNRTWRGRDLPTDVLSFPAHGPAGYLGDLAICPAEAARRAGRGRRPATRDLEALAIHGLLHLLGFDHERDDGEMERAEREIGRRLRARRRRR
- a CDS encoding HlyC/CorC family transporter, coding for MTGGALPLGVAAGSAAAYVALGLAAAARLGLGRHAAHRLLGAAGVGGDLAPGSRTWVAVQLLRHVALALMAAAIAARGGWPRGVVEAAGIGAAVVLGARLAEALVARAFPERVLRLASPLLRAVDKSLGLLVAPVVRLGELAAARRRGETGVEEEERREEQIEEYIRDAEEEGLLEREQSELLREIVDVGDQVVREVMTPRTEIKAVPADADIDALRRALVASRHSRLPVYEGNLDKIVGIVSLREVLPHLVAPRPDVRARDLMHPVRLVPASKPVLELLRELQRERQQMAVVVDEYGGTAGIVTIEDLVEEIVGEIRDEHEPAREPLQPQPGGEWLVDGRMPIDELERRLGVELPEDEVDTIGGLLFSRLGRVPRLGDRAKLAGGIELEVARLDGRRVAAVRLRPAAEGTGK
- the aspS gene encoding aspartate--tRNA ligase; amino-acid sequence: MGNEGRRPERQPCGLLRREDAGRTVRVAGWVHRRRDFGGLVFLQVRDRSGIVQVVFDPESGPIHRTASGLRVETVVEVEGLVAERTPETVNPEMATGEIEVRAKALRVLADADELPLQPAAAQLPTEETRLRYRYLDLRREPMRQALEMRSRITRAIREALHREGFWEVETPILTRSTPEGARDYLVPSRVHRGRFYALPQSPQLFKQLLMVAGVERYYQVARCFRDEDLRADRQPEFTQVDIEMSFVEPDDVMAVVEGVVREAAAEAGWTVHPPFPRLTWREAMDRYGTDAPDLRFGLEIRDVSGPAAAGEFEVFRRAVAEGGVVRGIAVPGGAGYSRKAIDELAEVARQAGAAGLAWIKRQGGELRGPAVRPLGTGGAEALLEALGAEGDTLALFVAAPLETARRALGAVRLAVARREGLGGTGHAFCWITEFPLLEFDEEAGRWFACHHPFTAPVPEDLDHLESDPGRVRARAYDLVLDGVEIGGGSIRIHRPDVQKRVFGALGIDEREAQERFGFLLEALRYGAPPHGGIALGLDRLVALFLGRESIRDVIAFPKTTSAFCPLTGAPSAVDPEQLAELGLGRAGDPTA